One window of the Tetragenococcus koreensis genome contains the following:
- a CDS encoding prephenate dehydrogenase, with protein sequence MTKQTIMIIGLGLIGSSLAVCIKKTHPVSFLYGWDNSKETSQTAQETKIVDQIPENFAKAAENSDIIVLAVPVQTAQHYLEELATLNLKKEVLITDTGSTKQKIVHTARSYKLNFIGGHPMAGSHKSGILACDANLFENAYYIFTPTKKEQTEQIQRLKELFSGTRAKYVLLKPKEHDEITAMLSHLPHIIASGLVNQADHFNQKYPRAKQLAAGGFRDITRIASSDPQMWTDILLSNRHTLLQMITQWQAKMDDISFWLETENAEQIYHFFANAKDMRDRLPVDKKGSIPAFYDLFVDVPDRPGSIAEITSLLGKTQISLTNIKILETREDIIGVLQLTFKNETDLIAAKTHIEKETDYHCRLQ encoded by the coding sequence ATGACCAAACAAACAATCATGATTATTGGCCTGGGTTTAATTGGCTCTTCTTTAGCTGTATGTATTAAAAAAACACATCCTGTTAGTTTCTTATATGGTTGGGACAATTCAAAAGAAACTAGCCAAACAGCTCAAGAGACTAAGATTGTTGATCAAATACCTGAAAATTTTGCCAAAGCAGCTGAAAACAGCGATATTATCGTGTTAGCAGTACCGGTACAAACGGCGCAGCATTATTTAGAAGAGTTAGCCACATTGAATTTAAAAAAAGAAGTGTTGATTACCGATACCGGGAGTACGAAACAAAAAATCGTTCATACGGCGCGTTCTTATAAATTAAATTTTATTGGAGGGCATCCAATGGCAGGTTCTCATAAATCAGGAATTTTAGCTTGTGATGCAAACCTTTTTGAAAATGCTTATTATATTTTTACCCCGACAAAAAAAGAACAAACAGAACAGATCCAACGGTTAAAAGAATTGTTTTCGGGAACACGGGCTAAATATGTATTGCTAAAACCTAAAGAGCATGATGAAATTACGGCGATGTTAAGTCATTTACCACATATTATTGCTTCAGGGTTAGTGAATCAAGCAGACCACTTTAATCAAAAGTATCCACGTGCTAAGCAGTTAGCTGCAGGCGGTTTTCGTGATATCACTCGGATTGCTTCGTCTGACCCGCAAATGTGGACGGACATTTTATTAAGCAATCGCCATACTTTGTTGCAAATGATCACTCAGTGGCAAGCGAAAATGGACGATATTTCTTTTTGGTTGGAAACTGAAAATGCCGAGCAAATTTATCATTTTTTTGCAAATGCAAAAGATATGCGTGACCGGTTACCAGTTGACAAAAAAGGTTCTATTCCAGCTTTTTACGATTTATTTGTTGATGTCCCTGATCGTCCGGGAAGCATTGCCGAGATTACTAGTTTATTAGGAAAAACACAGATCTCTCTAACAAATATTAAAATTCTAGAAACACGGGAAGATATCATTGGCGTCTTGCAATTAACCTTTAAAAACGAAACAGATTTAATAGCAGCAAAAACACACATCGAAAAAGAAACCGACTATCATTGTCGTTTGCAATAG
- the aroA gene encoding 3-phosphoshikimate 1-carboxyvinyltransferase, with protein MQLIQTDYLQGTIVVPPDKSIAHRSIMFGAIADGKTTINNFLRAQDCLSTLHALQTLGVPIYDNGRTITITGVGFNGLKAVNEPINVGNSGTTMRLLLGILAGSSFETTLLGDTSLNKRPMERVMLPLKKMGAVLKGINHSEFPPITVTGQSKLKPIEYHMPVASAQVKSAILFAALQTEGETKIIEKEISRNHTEEMITQFGGKIHTNGKTITICGPQQLKGQEVKIPGDISSAAFFLVAGVIVADSEITLKNVGLNPTRTGIIDVMKKMGATIQFEAIDQVNQSATLIVKTSHLKAVTIEGALIPRLIDELPIIALLATQAEGTTVIKDAQELKVKETNRIDATAQELQKMGAKIKATSDGLIIEGKTALHSANVASHGDHRIGMMLQIAALVSKGNVELDNPEAIAISYPDFFQDIKHLVKRK; from the coding sequence ATGCAATTAATACAAACCGATTATTTGCAAGGGACCATTGTTGTACCACCAGATAAATCAATCGCTCACCGCAGTATTATGTTTGGCGCAATAGCTGATGGGAAAACCACGATTAATAACTTTTTACGTGCGCAGGATTGTTTGAGTACTCTTCATGCCCTGCAAACTTTAGGCGTTCCAATTTATGATAACGGACGGACGATTACTATTACTGGAGTAGGTTTTAACGGATTAAAAGCAGTTAATGAGCCCATTAATGTGGGAAATTCTGGAACAACTATGCGATTGCTTTTAGGCATTTTAGCGGGGTCATCTTTTGAAACCACACTTTTAGGCGATACTTCATTAAACAAACGTCCGATGGAGCGGGTCATGTTACCTTTAAAAAAGATGGGCGCAGTATTGAAGGGGATAAATCATAGCGAGTTTCCTCCGATTACTGTTACAGGCCAGTCTAAGTTAAAACCGATTGAATATCATATGCCAGTTGCTAGTGCCCAAGTGAAGTCTGCTATTCTTTTTGCAGCATTGCAGACTGAAGGTGAGACCAAAATTATTGAAAAAGAAATTTCTCGTAATCATACAGAAGAAATGATCACTCAATTTGGTGGAAAAATCCATACTAACGGAAAAACAATTACGATTTGTGGCCCCCAACAATTGAAAGGACAAGAGGTAAAGATTCCCGGTGATATTTCCTCTGCTGCTTTCTTTTTAGTGGCAGGAGTAATTGTTGCTGATAGTGAAATTACTTTAAAAAATGTCGGTCTCAATCCTACGCGTACAGGAATTATTGATGTCATGAAAAAGATGGGCGCAACTATCCAATTTGAGGCTATTGATCAAGTCAATCAATCTGCTACACTGATTGTAAAAACTTCTCATTTAAAGGCAGTAACAATTGAGGGAGCGCTAATTCCTCGTTTAATTGATGAATTACCGATCATTGCTTTATTGGCAACCCAAGCTGAAGGAACGACAGTTATCAAAGACGCGCAAGAATTAAAAGTAAAAGAAACAAATCGGATTGATGCAACGGCGCAAGAATTACAAAAAATGGGAGCTAAAATTAAGGCGACTAGCGATGGTTTGATCATTGAAGGGAAGACAGCTTTGCATAGCGCCAACGTAGCTAGTCATGGAGACCATCGCATTGGCATGATGTTACAAATTGCGGCACTTGTCAGCAAAGGAAATGTAGAGTTAGATAACCCAGAAGCAATTGCTATTTCGTACCCTGATTTCTTTCAAGATATAAAACATTTGGTAAAAAGGAAGTGA
- a CDS encoding shikimate kinase — MENIVLIGFMGAGKTTIGRLLAQKLNSKQHDFDEILVEQIGMSIADYFDHFGSEAFREIETKVLQQSLQLNGIISTGGGIVLKEENRQFLQNNPNVIYLQANLDELVHRVVLDKRNVRPLATSKSPDEIREVYLPRVPLYEESAKFVIDTTEKTPDAIVQEILDKVEVI, encoded by the coding sequence ATGGAAAATATTGTTTTGATTGGTTTCATGGGCGCCGGTAAAACAACAATTGGACGTCTTTTAGCACAAAAACTTAACTCTAAACAACACGACTTTGATGAAATTTTAGTTGAACAAATTGGTATGAGTATTGCCGATTATTTTGATCATTTTGGCAGTGAAGCATTTCGTGAAATTGAAACGAAAGTTTTACAGCAAAGTTTACAATTAAATGGCATTATTTCTACAGGCGGAGGGATCGTCTTAAAAGAAGAGAACCGACAGTTTTTGCAGAATAATCCGAATGTCATTTATTTACAGGCGAATTTAGATGAACTGGTTCACCGGGTCGTATTGGATAAACGAAATGTTCGCCCATTAGCAACTTCGAAATCTCCGGATGAAATCCGCGAAGTTTATCTTCCTCGAGTTCCATTGTATGAAGAAAGCGCCAAGTTTGTGATCGATACGACCGAAAAAACGCCAGATGCAATTGTCCAAGAAATTTTAGATAAAGTAGAGGTAATTTAA
- the pheA gene encoding prephenate dehydratase: MKVGYLGPKSSFTFQAASELFAEDTLVPFASIPLTLEQLEAKKIDFAVVPIENSLEGSVHATVDHLFGQSSITVKEEVILPIRQQLLGTHSMEQPEKILSHPQALAQTKQYLKNHYPGVPLEAVSSTTFAAQYLAKHSREKVLAIASEKAAQEYNLKIIAADIQDNVMNQTRFWVLSTEKKKKKTTNQQNKKATLFITLPANLPGALHQVLAAFAWREIDLAKIESRPLKTHLGEYFFIIDIVLNENEALLENAITEIELLHAKVQWVGRYPINKFT; the protein is encoded by the coding sequence ATGAAAGTTGGTTATTTAGGTCCCAAAAGTTCGTTTACTTTTCAAGCAGCTAGTGAACTTTTTGCAGAAGACACATTAGTGCCTTTTGCTTCTATTCCGCTGACTCTCGAACAGCTTGAAGCTAAGAAAATCGATTTTGCGGTAGTGCCCATCGAAAATTCATTGGAAGGCTCGGTTCACGCCACCGTTGATCATTTATTTGGTCAATCTTCCATTACAGTTAAAGAAGAAGTGATCTTACCCATACGACAGCAATTATTAGGAACGCATTCAATGGAACAACCGGAAAAGATTCTTTCTCATCCCCAAGCCCTTGCTCAAACAAAACAGTATTTAAAAAATCATTATCCAGGGGTTCCTTTAGAAGCAGTAAGCTCGACGACTTTTGCAGCGCAATATTTAGCAAAACATTCTAGAGAAAAAGTTTTAGCCATTGCTTCTGAAAAAGCCGCTCAAGAATATAATTTAAAAATTATAGCAGCAGATATCCAAGATAATGTCATGAACCAAACTCGTTTTTGGGTTTTAAGTACTGAAAAGAAAAAAAAGAAAACAACTAATCAGCAAAACAAAAAAGCGACTTTATTTATCACGCTACCTGCTAATCTACCTGGCGCGCTTCATCAAGTATTAGCAGCTTTTGCTTGGCGTGAAATTGATTTAGCAAAAATCGAATCACGTCCATTGAAGACACATTTAGGAGAATATTTTTTTATCATTGATATAGTATTAAATGAAAATGAAGCCTTACTTGAAAATGCTATTACAGAAATCGAATTATTACATGCTAAAGTACAATGGGTAGGTAGATATCCGATAAATAAATTTACTTAA
- a CDS encoding LCP family protein, with translation MSRMDRYRSEEEKVQRSSRQNSNGNIFARRSRTHSHNEDNNYTDEYEQNYQEDGQQVDYDYYEDMNGPNDEPYISGGSQGNKPPKKPKKSRKRKKHRFLRFIFTFLILLIAYSGVSFYLGQKAGEAEDSDDLPETETFNGFSDADGAHNILLIGSDSRGEENARADTIMVLQLDGPAKKPKIVSFMRDTYVDIPGVGGNKINASYAYGGADLVRQTVSQNFGIDCQYYMTLNFQTFEKVIDTLFSNGVDIDAEKDMSKNLEVPIKKGPQKMDGLTLLQYARFRMDEEGDFGRVRRQQQVISAVFSELKNPIALFKLPYAAGKAMGYSANDIPMSFLAKNSFSITKGASGVDRLSVPVDDTWSYGQSYDGSSVLMVDQQANQQAIQNFLAK, from the coding sequence ATGAGCCGGATGGATAGATATAGAAGTGAAGAAGAAAAAGTACAACGGTCATCTCGTCAAAACTCCAATGGAAATATTTTTGCTCGTAGATCACGTACTCATTCGCATAATGAAGATAATAATTATACAGATGAGTATGAGCAAAATTATCAAGAGGATGGGCAACAGGTTGATTACGATTATTATGAAGACATGAATGGTCCAAATGATGAACCCTACATATCAGGCGGATCACAAGGAAATAAACCTCCCAAGAAACCTAAAAAATCACGAAAAAGAAAAAAGCATCGATTCTTACGATTTATTTTTACATTCTTAATCTTGTTAATTGCGTATTCCGGGGTTTCATTTTACTTGGGGCAAAAAGCAGGCGAAGCAGAAGATAGCGATGATTTACCAGAAACTGAAACATTCAATGGGTTTTCAGACGCTGATGGTGCCCATAATATTTTATTAATCGGCAGTGACAGTCGTGGTGAGGAAAATGCTAGAGCGGATACCATTATGGTTTTACAATTAGATGGGCCTGCTAAAAAACCTAAAATAGTCTCTTTCATGCGTGATACTTACGTTGATATCCCTGGTGTAGGTGGTAACAAAATTAATGCTTCTTATGCTTATGGAGGGGCTGATCTTGTGCGACAGACAGTGTCACAAAACTTTGGTATTGATTGTCAATATTATATGACACTCAACTTTCAAACATTTGAAAAAGTGATTGATACCTTATTTTCTAATGGTGTGGATATTGACGCTGAAAAAGACATGAGCAAAAATTTAGAAGTGCCTATTAAAAAAGGCCCTCAAAAAATGGACGGATTGACTTTGCTGCAATATGCGCGCTTTCGGATGGATGAAGAAGGAGACTTTGGACGTGTTCGTCGCCAACAACAAGTAATTTCTGCTGTGTTTAGCGAACTAAAGAATCCTATTGCATTATTTAAATTACCTTATGCTGCAGGAAAAGCAATGGGGTATTCTGCCAATGATATACCGATGAGTTTTCTCGCTAAAAATAGCTTTTCGATTACCAAAGGAGCTTCAGGCGTTGATCGCCTAAGTGTACCGGTTGATGATACTTGGAGCTATGGACAAAGCTATGACGGAAGTAGTGTCTTAATGGTAGATCAGCAAGCAAACCAACAAGCAATTCAAAATTTTCTTGCAAAATAA
- a CDS encoding DegV family protein codes for MKLAIVTDSTAVLPEKIKTHQDLFVIPIPVILDGKVYNEDVDIEANEYYKLMKKSKEFPTTSQPTFGETLTLYKKLKEQGYDTILSIHLSSGISGYVTNLNSIKDSVEGVKVIPYDSKITSMPMGHMVEAALDMLDAKKTLDEILDYLDIIRASTYAYLIVDDLNNLVRGGRLTNGAALLGGLLKIKPVLTFEDGKIVLFEKIRSIKKALRRSEEVIGEREKEIERPVKLYVIHGNNLELAKKEKARLEKTYSNITVEIGHFGPVIGTHLGEKAIGFAICAK; via the coding sequence ATGAAATTAGCAATTGTCACTGATAGTACGGCTGTCTTACCCGAGAAAATAAAGACACATCAAGATTTATTTGTGATACCCATTCCAGTTATTTTGGATGGTAAAGTTTATAATGAAGATGTTGATATTGAAGCCAATGAATACTACAAACTAATGAAAAAAAGTAAAGAGTTCCCAACAACTTCTCAACCAACTTTTGGCGAAACATTGACTTTATACAAGAAATTAAAAGAACAGGGATATGATACGATCTTAAGTATCCATTTATCTTCAGGAATTTCAGGATATGTCACCAACCTTAATAGTATAAAAGATAGTGTAGAAGGTGTAAAAGTTATCCCTTATGATTCTAAAATAACGAGTATGCCTATGGGTCATATGGTTGAAGCGGCTTTGGATATGTTGGATGCTAAGAAAACGTTGGATGAAATTTTAGACTACTTGGATATCATTCGAGCCAGTACTTATGCTTATTTAATCGTAGATGATTTGAACAACTTGGTACGGGGGGGACGTTTGACCAATGGCGCTGCCCTCCTAGGCGGATTGTTAAAAATTAAGCCAGTGTTAACGTTTGAAGATGGAAAGATAGTATTATTTGAAAAAATAAGATCGATTAAAAAAGCCCTCCGACGTTCTGAAGAAGTGATAGGAGAGCGCGAAAAAGAAATTGAACGTCCTGTAAAGTTGTATGTTATTCACGGCAATAATCTAGAATTAGCGAAAAAAGAAAAAGCTCGACTTGAAAAAACGTATTCAAACATCACAGTCGAAATTGGTCATTTTGGACCGGTAATCGGGACTCATTTAGGTGAAAAAGCAATTGGCTTTGCCATATGTGCTAAATAA
- a CDS encoding cytochrome P450: MAFKEVPETKVKLREVKDLYNAGYEVLSELRKEVDAPVVKASLLNQEIIAVYGQNAAKKFYDAENFKRDKAMPTPILKTLQGEGGVQTLDGKEHYKRKSVFMDLMTPDRMEDYRKILEETLTQELDAQTGQFELYHLTKNVLFKAICKWAGVNLGEYSPEEIDELADTQVNMFEGTVNSVSQHIEGLEGRKKAEKWAQELLEEARKNPVPGKENVPLYAFAEATDVDGERLPLNIAAVDFLNIIRPTVAITVWVALMGHALFGPNNVYKELKQNFDHLQDSFIQELRRYYPFFPMVPAISIRDVEIDGYLIPEGSWVVLDLFGTNHDGRSIKDPESFEIDRYVGRTKQISYDEEYEMIAQGGGDFRAMHRCAGEWITLHTLRVFSNQLVNGYDFSIPKQDWEVPMNKFPTFPEDKVLLYKN, from the coding sequence ATGGCATTCAAAGAAGTTCCTGAAACAAAAGTCAAATTAAGAGAAGTCAAAGACCTCTATAACGCAGGTTATGAAGTTTTGAGTGAGCTACGCAAAGAAGTTGACGCTCCCGTTGTAAAAGCTTCTCTTTTGAACCAAGAAATTATTGCTGTCTATGGACAAAATGCAGCTAAAAAATTCTATGATGCTGAAAATTTCAAACGTGATAAAGCTATGCCAACCCCTATTTTAAAAACACTTCAAGGTGAAGGTGGCGTACAAACGCTAGATGGAAAAGAGCATTATAAACGTAAAAGCGTATTTATGGATTTGATGACACCTGATCGTATGGAAGACTACCGGAAAATATTGGAAGAAACCTTAACCCAAGAATTAGATGCGCAAACAGGTCAATTTGAATTGTATCATTTAACTAAAAATGTACTTTTTAAAGCGATTTGTAAATGGGCAGGCGTTAATTTGGGTGAATATTCTCCTGAAGAAATCGACGAATTAGCCGATACGCAAGTTAATATGTTTGAAGGCACTGTAAATTCTGTAAGCCAGCACATAGAAGGGTTAGAAGGCCGGAAAAAAGCTGAAAAATGGGCACAAGAACTGCTTGAAGAAGCGCGCAAGAACCCAGTTCCAGGCAAAGAAAACGTCCCACTATATGCTTTTGCTGAAGCAACAGATGTTGATGGAGAACGCCTACCCCTTAATATTGCTGCAGTGGACTTCTTAAATATTATTAGACCGACTGTTGCGATTACTGTTTGGGTGGCGTTGATGGGACATGCATTATTTGGACCAAATAATGTTTATAAGGAATTAAAACAAAACTTCGATCATTTGCAAGATTCCTTTATCCAAGAGTTACGTCGTTACTATCCATTTTTCCCTATGGTCCCTGCTATCAGCATAAGAGATGTTGAAATCGATGGTTATCTAATACCTGAAGGCAGCTGGGTTGTTCTAGATCTTTTTGGAACAAATCACGATGGACGCTCTATAAAAGATCCTGAATCATTTGAAATTGATCGTTATGTAGGACGAACCAAACAAATCTCTTACGATGAAGAATATGAAATGATTGCTCAAGGCGGCGGCGATTTCCGCGCAATGCACCGTTGTGCTGGTGAGTGGATTACCTTGCATACTTTGCGGGTCTTTAGTAACCAGTTAGTTAATGGTTATGATTTTTCTATACCAAAACAAGACTGGGAAGTCCCTATGAATAAGTTCCCTACTTTCCCAGAAGACAAAGTTTTATTATATAAAAACTAA
- a CDS encoding GNAT family N-acetyltransferase, whose amino-acid sequence MYIRKYTFTDKKAVIEMIKQTIQTINKNDYDENQLKAWSNIDESSWTDSVKEHQAIVMVSDRNKIVGFADMDNDGYLDRLFVHKDFQRMRIGDKLVNDLEEKNTGKKFSTFASITAKPFFEALGYKLVRKNVAPVRGQQLENYYMEK is encoded by the coding sequence ATGTACATTAGAAAGTATACTTTCACTGATAAAAAGGCAGTCATTGAAATGATCAAGCAAACAATCCAAACAATTAACAAAAATGATTATGACGAAAATCAATTAAAGGCCTGGTCGAATATCGATGAAAGCTCATGGACAGATTCTGTGAAGGAGCACCAAGCAATTGTTATGGTGAGTGATAGAAATAAAATAGTTGGTTTTGCTGATATGGATAACGATGGCTATTTAGATCGTCTATTTGTTCATAAAGATTTTCAAAGAATGAGAATAGGGGATAAGCTGGTCAACGATTTAGAAGAAAAGAACACAGGCAAAAAGTTTTCAACGTTTGCTTCTATCACAGCAAAACCCTTTTTTGAAGCGCTAGGATATAAATTAGTTAGGAAAAACGTTGCTCCTGTACGCGGTCAGCAACTTGAAAATTATTATATGGAAAAGTAA
- a CDS encoding HAD family hydrolase, with protein MITTVLFDVDGTILDTESVIIKSLQQTLKETKNLTIPTHELEYVLGIPGKVALKKFTSSTSDLAYLHEFWAKKIKQFSDEVTVFAGVKKALKQLLQMKKTTGIITSKTTQQMEDEFDRFELNQYFNVFITASDTQRHKPDPEPMELALSELGIQPAEAIYVGDAVSDMDSAQNAGIKFAVANWGAKSHTEFAQADFILETPVDLINLLRK; from the coding sequence ATGATCACTACTGTACTATTTGACGTTGATGGGACAATTCTGGATACAGAGTCAGTCATTATCAAATCTTTGCAGCAGACATTGAAAGAAACAAAGAATTTAACAATCCCGACTCATGAATTGGAATATGTTTTAGGTATACCAGGTAAGGTAGCTTTAAAAAAGTTTACTAGCTCTACTTCTGACCTCGCTTATTTACACGAATTTTGGGCAAAAAAGATTAAGCAATTTTCAGACGAAGTCACTGTGTTTGCTGGAGTCAAAAAAGCCTTAAAACAACTGCTGCAAATGAAAAAGACTACTGGGATTATTACTTCTAAAACTACACAACAAATGGAAGATGAATTTGACCGTTTTGAATTAAACCAATACTTTAATGTTTTTATAACGGCTTCGGACACACAAAGGCACAAACCAGATCCGGAACCTATGGAACTTGCTTTAAGTGAATTAGGCATACAGCCTGCTGAAGCAATTTATGTGGGAGATGCAGTTTCTGATATGGACAGTGCACAAAACGCGGGAATAAAATTTGCAGTAGCCAACTGGGGCGCAAAGTCCCATACGGAGTTTGCGCAAGCAGATTTTATTTTAGAAACGCCTGTAGATTTAATAAATTTATTAAGAAAATAA
- a CDS encoding DeoR/GlpR family DNA-binding transcription regulator produces MIQKERLSLILEELEKEETLSLKGIIELTGSSRDTARRDIVKLAETNAVDRTYGGISLPHSFNRLDEYLDRAQDLDKEKDQLAKVAALFVKDTKLIFLDVSTTISFIPRHLANNSELFAVTNSLDISDQLIRNSDCKTRILGGNIDRKKRSVVGTKPLMELEDYHFDFAFLSAAGINTNGIYYAYEEDIDYKAKIRAQSDQVVLLIDETKLNLAHNFRVFDFAEVDTLVTNQLLSDELKEIIERKQVQIIYS; encoded by the coding sequence ATGATTCAAAAAGAACGACTTAGTCTTATTTTAGAAGAACTTGAAAAAGAAGAAACTTTAAGTTTAAAGGGTATTATTGAACTGACAGGTTCATCTAGAGATACTGCAAGAAGAGATATAGTGAAATTGGCGGAAACCAATGCTGTTGACCGCACTTATGGTGGCATTAGCCTCCCCCATTCTTTTAATCGTTTAGATGAATATCTGGATCGTGCACAGGATCTTGATAAGGAAAAGGATCAATTAGCGAAAGTTGCTGCTTTGTTTGTCAAAGATACAAAGCTAATATTTTTAGATGTCTCTACGACGATTAGTTTTATCCCTCGACATTTAGCGAATAATTCTGAGTTGTTTGCTGTAACAAACTCTTTAGATATCTCTGACCAACTCATTAGAAACTCAGATTGTAAAACAAGAATACTTGGTGGTAATATTGATCGCAAAAAACGCAGTGTGGTTGGCACAAAACCACTCATGGAACTTGAGGATTACCATTTTGATTTTGCTTTTCTTAGCGCTGCTGGTATAAACACCAACGGCATTTATTACGCCTACGAAGAGGATATTGATTATAAGGCAAAAATTAGAGCTCAATCAGATCAAGTCGTTTTATTAATTGATGAAACAAAATTGAACTTAGCTCATAATTTTCGAGTTTTTGATTTTGCAGAAGTCGACACTCTCGTAACCAATCAATTACTCTCGGACGAGTTAAAAGAAATTATCGAACGTAAACAGGTCCAAATTATTTATTCTTAG
- a CDS encoding tyrosine-type recombinase/integrase: MKNSTLINYYLINQRKRKLFKTTINFKKGILLEFNSYLSSKEDLIIPKKEQYDYLESMWHKNSKSTVYKKTNTISNFLDFYVYRNIIKENPFAYTNIRYHRQPSKDILYEEELLAFLAKIDDDKNLMFPDRYLLNMFIATVARTNEILSLKINNKTNLENKTIYFYSSRDKRFLIGNNYLYEQYYSYYDFRKSKMESFKQNHDFLLITNRGAKVTSHYITKLFREISERYQININPLKLRRSMIAYLINQKMDILYLQVLLGHKNVSSTNYYTQLSFETLREAIYDYLPRGRKKIDE, translated from the coding sequence ATGAAAAATTCTACACTCATTAATTACTATTTAATTAACCAACGGAAAAGAAAGCTTTTTAAAACAACGATTAATTTCAAAAAGGGGATATTACTTGAATTTAATTCTTATCTATCCTCAAAAGAAGACCTGATAATACCAAAAAAAGAACAATATGATTATTTAGAATCCATGTGGCATAAAAATAGCAAAAGTACAGTTTATAAAAAAACAAATACCATTTCTAATTTTTTAGATTTTTATGTATATCGAAATATTATAAAAGAAAATCCCTTTGCATATACAAATATTCGTTATCATAGACAACCTTCAAAAGATATTTTATATGAAGAGGAACTGTTAGCTTTTCTCGCTAAAATAGATGATGACAAAAATCTTATGTTTCCTGATCGTTATTTATTAAACATGTTTATTGCAACTGTAGCAAGAACAAATGAAATCCTTAGTTTAAAAATAAATAATAAAACAAATTTGGAAAATAAAACTATTTATTTCTATTCATCAAGGGACAAACGTTTTCTTATTGGAAATAACTACTTATATGAGCAATACTATAGTTATTACGATTTTCGAAAATCTAAAATGGAAAGTTTTAAACAAAATCATGATTTTTTGTTAATTACAAACAGAGGCGCAAAAGTTACTTCTCATTATATTACTAAATTATTTCGTGAAATTAGTGAGCGTTATCAAATCAATATTAATCCATTAAAATTAAGAAGAAGTATGATTGCTTATTTAATAAACCAGAAGATGGATATTCTGTATCTTCAAGTCTTACTTGGCCATAAAAATGTAAGCTCAACAAATTACTACACGCAATTGAGTTTTGAAACATTACGAGAAGCAATTTATGATTATTTACCTAGAGGAAGGAAAAAAATCGATGAATAA
- a CDS encoding type II toxin-antitoxin system RelB/DinJ family antitoxin gives MKEIIEIPIDKEDEKLIAQAEEILTDLGLDRSTALTVFYRQVVLRKGLPFEIDPIDFKQENDRGNESSK, from the coding sequence ATGAAAGAAATAATTGAAATACCAATCGATAAAGAGGATGAAAAGTTAATTGCTCAAGCGGAAGAAATCTTAACAGACTTAGGTCTAGATCGTTCTACTGCATTAACGGTTTTTTACCGGCAAGTTGTGTTACGTAAAGGTCTGCCATTTGAAATAGACCCAATCGATTTCAAACAAGAAAACGATCGAGGGAATGAGAGTTCAAAATGA